cagctcacttcatcggatgcattcagtggaaaatacggtggggagcttatactcaaatttgttagtctctaaggtaccacacgtactcctttttctttttgtagttctACTTGTACATACACCTCTCCTTCCAGCTCCACCCCACTGCATTCTGAGCTGTCCCAGTTCCCTCCCTTTTGAAGCATCGTTCATGCCTGGAAGTCTTGGTTTGCTTTGATCCACAAGAGCCTGAAGTTCAGGGTTGGACCAGAGCTCTGCACAGCTGGAGGCTCAGGCTGTCTTGGAGCTGAATCGGTCTGTTATGTGGGAGAGGCACATGCCATTTTGGAGGCCTTGCTGCAATAGTTGGAGCTGGAGGGTAGCATCTGTGTCTATCTTTCCTGACTAGAGAGCAGGAAATCCTCATGGATACCTCCCCCATTGTTTCTGACAACCCTTAAAATCCATTAAGAAAAATAGAGTAGGCTCCCCGGCCCACACTGTGCAGTCATCACTTCTGGTGCCTGatagaagcaggctgctggaaggCAAATGCAGCTTGCACGTGCTCTGATCTTCACCCTTAAAAGGTCAGCTGAAGAGAAATGGGTGTGGGGTGGGCCCCGCATTCCACCCTCAATCTTCTAAACAATGATAAAGGTGGAGGCGTGGCTATTTTGTCCCTCAATCACAGGCCACACTTCACAAGTAGTGTTTAACTTTGTGCTGCTGAATGCAGGGGTGCCTTGTGAGCTGATTGCAAAGGGAGAGAATAATCCCACTAAAGGAAGAGATGGAGAGCATCTGACAGCATGTCCCCAGAACTCCTCCACTTCCAGTGCCAGAGCATAGCTGAACAGATGAATCCTCAAAGACTCCATTCCCTATGTGCCTTACCATGTTCTGTAGGGTCAGCAGGCCAGGCAAGAGCCAATTATTGCTTGAACACAGGCCAGAAGTTACCCCTCAGTGTTCCTTTGCCATGACATCAGTTATCTCTCTCACTTCCTGGAATGGGGAGATTAACTGAGCCTGGAACTTTCTTCCTGTGTCTGCCTCCAGCTATGGGAATCTGATCTCCCCCCACCCGCATCAGTTGGGCAAATAGTCTCTGACTACAATGGTGCTACACTGACTGACACCAGCTCAGGCTCTGCCCCTGTGTAAGACAGAGAGGGCTAATTCACAAATGAAAAGACCATGGGAAATTTGCAAGAAGAACCCTAAGGGGTTGCTGGCTGATGGCTCTGCCCATAACACATTGCTGACTCCCAACAGTGATTCTCAGAGTTGGAATGTCAATATTGATGGCAGCAATCTAGCTAGGAGAGATAGAACAGGAAGAGGAGAAGGTGATCTGTGTCAAGTGTTTATGAAAGCAGTGGGATACAGCTTGATAAGTCAGAGTGCGATGTTGAAatggtgctggggaaggaggcaaGGAATGGGAAAACAAGGGAGAGGTGATGGCAAGCAACTCATGATGGTTGGAGTCAGGAAACACTCTGTCctactctgtctgtgtgtgtgcgtgtgagattATATATAATTTAAGTGAATATCCATTGATAAGATCTACAGGAATTAAATATCCTGCTTCTGGGTGTCAGCTGCCTAttgcagaggtcaggaagggatGCCACCTATAAAGCACAATTGGCCAACAGAATCATTAAGTGAGGTGGGAGTGGGTTGTACAGCTGCCTTTGTGCTCTCTCAACACCTACCCCCAATTAAATTAGCTCCTCTCTTACTGGAtgctctgttttgtttcttttctgagcctgaatttcttcacttttcataataaaaacaaaacccaaagttTCCCAAATGCTGCTATTCTAGCTGAGCTCTGGGGAACTCCAGAAATTAGCTCGCTCTATATACAGGGAAGCTGAGCTTCAGACACTTAAGTGGTGACTCCTATCTTGGCTTCTTGCAACTTCTGCCGCAGGGGTGGCTGGACTAGTGAATTAGAGCTCTGCAGGCCAGAGTCTGGTGAGAAGGGTAGCTCTGCCAGCCCCTGGACTCTGATGAGGTGAGGGCTGAGCTGCCCACAGAACAGTTCAAACAACCCACCTCTCTAGAACTGAACCACTTATAAGCTGTTTATCCATTCACTCTGTACGGCTCCTGTGGCTAGAGAGTCCTCCAAGCACTGGCCCATAGTGCACTGCTCATAGCAGAAGGGGTCCATCTGGGCTTGGAGGGGGAATGGACATGGGGCTGTCAAATCTTCTCATCTGTTCTCCAACTGAAggtccccacccacccacccccacaaatTTTCCTCCCATTGGTCTCTGATAATGCCCCTGGCTCCAACTCCACCTCCTGAGCCAACAATCCAACTGTGGAACATCTGAATTAAGATTTGTGGGGGAGTTGTAGACTGCAGCCTGGCCACGGGGCATTTTTAGGTGTGGATGTTAATGCTGAGAAGCTCCACTAATGCCCCTCTTTGCTGCTCTAACGCACTTGGAGCTGGCTATCCAACTGGCATTTCCAGCTGGCACTCCAGAGTGGAATTTCTGGCTCAGAGTGCATAGCTGGAAGCAGGGGCATTATTTGTGACTTAAGGGTGGGAATGGAAATGTGGGGACGTGGATGGGAGGGAGGTCCATCTGGGGAGCAGAGAAGGGAATGTCGGCTGGCAAACTAGGAGGCTAGCTGAGTCACTGGTGGGACGAGTGGAGCAATAGCTCCtatttgttcctcagtttctgaGGCCCGCAATCCAATGCAGTGTGTTTTGGTACATTGTGGAATAGGCACCCAGAATGCCTTGCCAACTAACTGCCTTAGGCAAGCACTAGTGTGGTTACATGGCTACCTAAACAGGTGAAGTTTGCCAGGCATCTGCCCACTTTCTGTAACTAATCTAAGTTCAAAACGGTCAGGGGTCCAGTGAGGCAACCTGCTAGTGACACAGCTAAGTGCTGCTGTATGGGACTGAGGCCACAACTTAAAgttaaggaggacttgtggcaccttagaggctaaccaatttatttgagcataagctttcatgagctacagctcacttcatcggatgcattcagtggaaaatacagtggggagatttgtatacatagagaacatgaaacaaggggtgttaccatacacactgtaacaagagagtgatcacttaaggtgagctattatcagcaggaaagcggggagggggagaaccttttgtagtgatgatcagggtgggccatttcaagcagttgacaagaatgtctgaggaacagtgagtggggggaataaacatggggaaatagttttgtgtaatgacccatccactcccagtctctattcaagcctaagttaattgtatccagtttgcaaattaattccaattcagcagtctctcgttggagtctgtttttgaagtttttttgttgaagaatagccacttttaggtctgtaatcgagtgaccaaagagattgaagtgttctccgactggtttttgaatgttataattcttgacgtctgatttgtgtccatttattcttttacgtagagactgtccagtttggccaatatacatggcaaaggggcattgctggcacatgatggcatatatcacattggtagatgtgcaggtgaacgagcctctgatagtttggctgatgtgattaggccctgtgatggtgtcccctgatagatatgtggacacagttggcaatggcctttgttgcaaggataggttcctgggttagtggttctgttgtgtggttgctggtgagtatttgcttcaggttggggggctgtctgtaagcaaggactggccttttctcccaagatctgtgagagtgatgggtcgtccttcaggataggttgtagatccttgatgtgttggagaggttttaattgggggctgaaggtgatggttagtggcattctgttattttctttgttgggcctatcctgtagtaggtgacttctgggtactcttctggctctgtcaatctgtttcttcacttcagcaggtgggtattgtagttgtaagaatgcttgataaacaCTATGATAGTTTATGaaacccattatttcatgttctctatgtatataaatctccccactgtattttccactgaatgcatccgatgaagtgagctgtagctcaggaaagcttatgctcaaataaattggttagtctctaaggtgccacaagtcctccttttctttttgtgaatacagactaacacagctgctactctgaaacttaaagttAGGGGCCGCCTTGTTTCCCCAGAGGtgctttgctgctgcagctcccagggaCTTCAGTGCATGTATGATGGGGTCCAGTGCACCTCTCCTCTTTGTCCTGGTAATTCAGTCTTTAAATCTGCAAACCGGTTTGGAGTAAAGTTCCTCCTCTCTCACCCATACTCTGCCACCTCCTGACTTCCCTCTGTTCCGATGCTCCCGTGCCACTTGCCTCCCTGTTGAGTCGGTAGGGATGGAGCTGGGGAAGGCTTCCACCAGCCACGTGTCTGCTCCCCCAGCTGTTGGGACCCTCCCCAGACTAGCTTAATCTACCATCCAAACAACCTGAGCTTGGGCACCCAAAAGGGTGACTTCAGACATCTTCTCTACAGAACAGGTTGGGAtccccagcagctcctccctgaAACCCGTCCCCAGCTGCATGGCTCTTCATTCTGGTCTGCTCTCTCTGTTAGTGTGAAAGTGTGAGATGTCAGCCAGAGCCACAGACCAAGCTGCTCATTCaacagttcccttagcctctgtgCCAAGAGGCACCAGGATGTGCTTTCTGCTGCTCCTCCAAGCCCTGCTTGCTGCTGCAGAACTCTCGGAGAAAGGCCCTCCTGTTTTCTGGCCAGTGCAGAATGAGCTACTTTCCATTGGGCTTTATTTAGGGTGTTAAAATAACTTCTGTACAGCTTTTTCTCCCCTCCAACTTCCCCAGTCAGAGCTTGATTTCTCCCCTCGCTGGCATAACAGAGTTCAGCAGACTTCTCTGTGTGAGCGAGGGGAGAACAGAGCTTGTTGGCTTCTGTCCCACAAACACCACTCCTGGAGCCAGTTTGAGTACAGCTCCTGAGCCTCTACTGCTCCTTGTAGGCCTCCTCAGCTGCTCTTTAGTGAGGGCAGACCCTGAGTCACATTGGCTGTCACTGCTGCTAATGGGAACCCCATGGGCGGCAGTGCAAGTGACCTGGATCAGGTTGGCTTCATGCTACTGCCTGTGGAAAGCTCAGAGCAGCCCCTGGAGCTACTCTCAGAACGGGGGACAAGATAGGCTGGAGCAAGAGTAGGATAGTGGAGACTTATGACAGCTAGGAGGTTTGGAGCTGGTTGGGAGAACAGGTCTGGGACACAGAGAgagccccttctccctcccagcagtTAGAAGGCACATGGGGAAGTGAGAGGGCAGGTGGCTTCACACCTATTAACTAAATAAATGAGCAATAGGCCACAAAACAATACCCTTAGAAAAGGATCCAGGGGCAGCACTCAGATGGCTTTGGGATGTCTCAAGAGGACAGATGAGCTTTCTGCTCCTTGGCTAAGGAGCAAAGCATCAGATGAGGATGAGAATGTCTCCTGCCTGagcctgcagcctcctgctcccCACCAACCAAGGCAGGCTTCTCCTCAGTCTGCAGGTCTCCTGCTCAGAGTAGTCTCCATTTGCATCAGACTCTCTTCTTTCATTTTCCCCCTTGCTACGTCGCCTGAAGTCCTCAGTCTGTGCCAGAATCGTCCAGCTACTGGGCCAGAACGAGGTGGATTATCGCCAGAAGCAGGTGGTGATACTGAGCCAAGACAGCTTCTATCGGGTCCTTACCTCTGAGCAGAAGTCCAAGGCACTCAAGGGCCAGTTCAACTTTGACCACCCAGGTGAATGGAGCCTGATCTTTGGGAGGAGGTGTTGGGCTGTGATAGGGCTTCAGTTACACCTCTCCTGATCTGAGTCGTTCTTTTAATTCCACTGGCACAAAACCTCTTAGTAATGCCGGGGACCCAGCTTCTTGCCCCACTGCGTTAAAGAGGGGTGGATGGGTAGTGATGCAGTGCATTGGCTTGCTTGGGACCAGCTGCCATATCCTGATCAGGTTCCTAGTGTAATGAATCTGAGTCTTGTCCTTGTCCCAAGAGGATGGTTGCACCATCCTATAACATTTATTTCTACTTCTGTATCCGATTTCATCCTGAAGATCCTAAAGTGCTCTGCAGATTATATGCAAACTGcaccactgaaaagcagccacctGTGGGTTGACATGCTCAGCGCGCTGCCCAGCCGGAGAGAATACTCTGCCCAAGGAGAGTAGTGTTTAAAACATCTCCTCCTTAAAAGCTGGGATTTTAAGCCTTACCCCAACTGAGGTCACCTACTGAGCAGGATAACAAACTAGGACTAAACAAACTAGGTCTAAATACAAAGGAATCCCAATTCCTGTTACTACAACAGAGACTTTTTCAACTGCTTAATGGGCTGGTGGGAAATTCCAGAACCGCCTCACCCAAAACTCAGCTGCCTTGGGCAGCGGGCTGCCTTGCTAACAGAGCCCTTTCTAtgaagctgtgggagggagctgtTCAGGGATAAAAGGCTGCTCTAGTCTCTGAggggctggggttcaggaggagaTTCACTCTTTTTAGTCTTGGCTTTAAACAAAATCAGTACAAAGATTGTATTGATCTTccagggctggatcctcagctggtgtaaagcagcatagtcccactgatttcagtggagttctgCCTCTTTCCACCAGCGGGGGATCTGGCCCAGTAGCACTCAGACCTTGAGGCAGCATGCACCTGCCTCTGCTCCTCCATGTCTAGCTCAGCAGGGACTCTGTCTAGGTTGAAATACCATGATGTATGGGGGCAGAGGTTGGCAAGCAGCCTTCATAACAGCTTGTCTCTCCTCAGATGCCTTTGACAACGAGCTCATCGTCAAAACGCTCAAAGAGATCATGGAAGGGAAGACAGTCCAGATTCCTGTCTATGACTTTGTTTCCCATTCCAGGTAAGACACTACTCCTGCCTTGCTCTGCACCTGCTGCTCTGATTCGGGAGTGTGGGATGCAGCTCTGCCCATCCTCATTTGCAGCACCCTCCCTCCCTGACACTCCAGGCAATGATCTCTTGAGCACAAACTACCAATATGGGGTATTTCTGGAGAAGGTATCTTTTATTTTGCTGGCTCTTGTATGCACTGTATATTGCCCAAATGCTTGAGCTGAATAGTCCACACCAAAAAGGTTGCAagggttacaaagtcaagcactcaaccTGCAttgtagcatttttttttattttttatttatccaCTCAACCTAAATTCTGTGTGTGTTACGGTACAATCACATGCTATTTCCCACAGGACCTCTGCTTCATAAAGTGCTCAGGGAATGCACCAAGGTTGCGTAATGAATGGGGCTGTCATCTGCACAACACTTGCCTCCTTCACTGGAGAAACTGGAAGGGGTGTCTGTTCCTGTGGGTGGGTCCCTGAGCGTGATTGATTAGTTTGACTCTTGCATACAGCAGCTGCCTGGTGGAAATGAGCATGCACATGgttgcagtgagggggatggtcTAGCCTGCTCCCTCCTTTCACCATATTTTAGGGAGGAGTGTCCATAACCTTTGGATTCCCTGGTTAAGCTTTGCCATActgggatggggcagagtggtgaaagctgagtcacagagaggtgaCATCTCTCCCAGAGTTGGTGTCAGTGAGGCATAGAGCCAAGAAACCGTCATCCCCAACACTCCTCCCATCAGGGAAGCTCTTCCTCTTGCTCTGCATCTTGTTCTGACATGCCTTTCTCATGCATGGCAGGAAGGAGGAGACAGTGACTGTGTACCCAGCTGATGTGGTCCTCTTTGAGGGCATCCTGGCCTTCTACACCCAGGAGGTCCGGGACCTCTTCCGGATGAAGCTATTTGTGGACACTGATGCAGACACCCGGCTGTCCCGCAGAGGTGAGGGTGCATCGCTAGCCAGGTAGAAAGATGCTACTTGGTGCATAACTGACTTGGGAGCTTGCTTCTGTGAGAGATTGCAGGCAAAGATTCTGAAGCAGGATTAGTCTGTTGGATTGATGGAAGGATGTCTTCTGTGACTCGTAACTAGACAGAAATGGCAAGGGCACTTGGCCTTCATGGTCCAGGGTATTAGATCAACCCCCCGGTGGCATCAGGAAGCTCTTGCCCTGTATCCCAAGTAGTATTAGGTTGTGTGGGTTTTATGCTTCCCGAAGCAACTGGCTTTGGCGAACATGAGTGACAGGATTCCAGACTAGATGTTCAGTTCTGTTGTGGCAGCTCCATTCAGTGCAGACAGCTGGAGTGCCAGTTGTCCGCCAGTCCTGGGGCGCCAAAAGCAGCGGTACAGCAAACTGGTTTAAAGACTAGTTCCAAGTCCATGTCTGTCGTGTAGGAGAGGGCATGGCAGGTGGGGATGGGCTGTGTAAGCTCAGGGAGTGACTATAGGAAGGGAGAGTCTCTGCAGATACTTCTCGTGCTCTGGGTGGATAAGGGCCTGTCTCTAAGGGCCTACACTAACAATCTCTCCTGACAATACGGTGGCTAATGCCACTGCATCCTGGAACTCCTCACGTGCCTAGTGCTGGTTGGGAGCAGAGGGCTTGGGGGTCGCTTCCAAAATTGCTTTGCTTGGGTGGGATATTTTCTGGGAGCTGAAGGGCCGGCCTGGCAGGATTCCCCTGGCCGGTCAGCTCTGGCTATGAATGCTGGCCAAGAACTGATAGTGTGGTGGCCATTGCATGGCAGTTCGGGGTTGGGAATGGGGGCACGTAGAATTTGGGAAGCCAAGGGCTTATGGCACTGGATTATCTTTCTTAGCTACCCGTAGAATTTGGGGAGTAATAGGCGTATTTAACACTAACGTATCTCCCTGGAGTCCTGTTGCCACTTCTGTCCCTAGACAACCACTGCCACTCTGATAGTAATGCTAATGGCAAGAGCTGGCCTGCTGTGGAGGCTGGACTCTGATGGGGCAGTGGAACAACTGGGGTTGGGAGAGGTCATGTGTTTTCCAATTGGGATGAAGCAGGCAGGTCAGTTGGGTGCTCTGATTACCATATTGCCAGTCTCTGGAGTTGAGGaaactccttccccccaccccacccttctgACCCGTGCAGTACCACTGAGAGCCTCGGCAATACCAGAACCTGGCTCCAAGCACATACAGCACAACATCACATGGAGTTGCAGtactgtgtgtgtggtgggctgctcccactgcagtcagcCCTCTTCGCTCTTAGCATCCTGGCTTAGTATCGACAGTCTGGGCTGACTCTGGATGGGTTACATTAAGAACAGCTATACtctgtcagaccaatggtccatctagcccagtatcctgtcttccggcagtggcctgtttcagagggaatggacaggaCAGGGCAATATTTGGGTGATCCATCCTCTATCATCCACtccaagcttctggcagtcagagtctCTGGACACCCAGAGCATCGCATTgtatccctgatcatcttggctaataaccattgatggatcatatcctccaggaacttctctagttcttttttgaaccccgttatactttttggccttcaccacatcccatggcaatgagttctacaggttgaccaTACGTTGTTTGAAGACGTACTTCCTTATAATTGtctcaaacctgctgcctatttccaTCAtcggtgacccctggttcttgtgttatgtgaaggagtaaataacccttccttattcacttctccacaccagtcatgattttatagactgctaTCCTATCTctccttagtagtctcttttccaagctgaacagtcccagtctttttaatcgctcctcatatggaagatgttccatacccctaatggtttttgttgccttctctgtatcttttccaattcaatacatctttttgagatgggcaaccagaactgcatgtagtattcaaagtgtgggcgtaCCAGAGATTAATATAGTGTTGCCATGATATTTAcagtcttattatctgtccctttgctcatggttcctaatattcggttatcttttttgactgctgctgaatattgagtggatgttttcagagaactatccacaatgactctgatctttcttgggtggtaacagctaatttagatcccaatATATTGGAAAGCtctaatcccaactatacatacaatgtgcatttgcttttatcaacattgaatttcatctgctgttttgtctcccagttttgtgagttccctttgtaactcttcgcaatatgctttgggcttaactatcttgagtaattttgtattgtctgtaaattttaccacctcactgtttatccctttttccacatcacttatgaatatattgaacagcactggtcccagtagagGTCCCTGGAGGACTCTAACTTACCtctttccagtctgaaaactgaccattgatTCCTATCTTGTAACCAGTTACTGCTCCATGAGAGGACCTCCCCTctcatcccatgactgcttactttgcttatgagtctttggtgagggaccttatcaaagagGAGTTGGGATAATTGCCCCTTCAGAAGGGGATTTCCTTCAAACTGATCCAGACCAATGACTTGAAGAGCCCAATATGCACAACTCACAACCTGAGCCTTAGTGTACTAGGACTCCAGTCCCTTGGTATCATTCCCAACCCTCTACCTTGGCAATGCttgatgtggggctgctggccaTAGGTTGTGGAGGTGAGCTCTGCTTGAACTGCTCCAGAAGCTGAGCAGGGCTCTTGCACAGCTCCTAGTCTTCTTGAAGGTCTTGATTGGAGCAAGCACTGCATGTGGGAAGCAGAAGACTGGCTACCACATGTGCACTCAGCGGAGGCTGGGCATTATAGAGCAAAAAGGACCACGGGTCTGTGGCTGGCGGTGCAGGGTGGTGAAGAGGCCTGCTTTAGCATTAACTACAAAACACAAGTTGCCGTGTtgcagcatggcattggggaaaTGCAGACAAACTGGTACTGCTGTCACACTCATTGCTTGCTGGCCACGCTGGAGAAaaggcaagtgtgtgtgtgtcagactgGACTTGGGCTGAAGACTTGATGCCACGTGTTGCATTTTGTAAGAGCTGACGGCCTGAGCCAGCTGCCGCGGGTGCTGTGTTGCAAATTTAAGGCCTTAAAACCAACTGTTTGCTAGGGTACCTCTTCACATAGTGTAGGGAGGACTTTGGTACCACAGGGTCTATGAGAGATCATGGGATCTCATCTACTGGCAAATGCTGGTTGAGGTggtttttggtggtggttgttttttttgtttttttgtttttttaaatccacctGTGGAATTTAGAGACACCTTTTAATAGGAGATGTCTTTAAATCCCCTGTTCTTAGAAGTTTGTATAAATTACAGTTTCCCAGAGGGCGTGAAAATGCCCCCAAACAAtgatattttaaatagttttgtcTTAAGACTATATTTTGTTTGTAAAATTCATTGTGCATTCACACTGTCATTCATGCTTTTTCTAAAGATGTCATGAGTTTTCTAAAGATGTGCTTTACACAGGGCCCTATCTATGCAGCCCTGGAAATCTCAGCCGAGGTGTCTGAGTATAGACAAAACAGGACACCAGAGCAGAACTCCATTAAGGGACTCTAGGGAAGGCCCACCCAGCATGAGTGGGTGTCTCTGTAGAATTCCAGAGATGTGTTCATCCTGTGTCTGAGATGGGATTTCAGTGCTGGCTGAGAAAGCTAGAGCCAAGATTCTCCAGGGTGCCTGCCACTGTCAAGCCAACGTTACTGTCTCGTCAGTAGGGGAGATGTTGTCGTTGCTGATAAACGCTACTTTTTTTTTACACCCATCTGTCTCTTCTGTGCTCAGCCCGCTGCTTCCACGTGACTC
This window of the Eretmochelys imbricata isolate rEreImb1 chromosome 8, rEreImb1.hap1, whole genome shotgun sequence genome carries:
- the UCK2 gene encoding uridine-cytidine kinase 2 isoform X2; this translates as MAGDSEQSLQEHEQPGGEEPFLIGVSGGTASGKSSVCARIVQLLGQNEVDYRQKQVVILSQDSFYRVLTSEQKSKALKGQFNFDHPDAFDNELIVKTLKEIMEGKTVQIPVYDFVSHSRKEETVTVYPADVVLFEGILAFYTQEVRDLFRMKLFVDTDADTRLSRRVLRDISERGRDLEQILSQYITFVKPAFEEFCLPTKKYADVIIPRGADNEVAINLIVQHIQDILNGGHSKRQINSCLNGYTTPCQRQPSESSSRPH